From one Gadus morhua chromosome 8, gadMor3.0, whole genome shotgun sequence genomic stretch:
- the LOC115548866 gene encoding ras-related protein Rap-2b: protein MREYKVVVLGSGGVGKSALTVQFVTGSFIEKYDPTIEDFYRKEIEVDSSPSVLEILDTAGTEQFASMRDLYIKNGQGFILVYSLVNQQSFQDIKPMRDQIIRVKRYERVPMILVGNKVDLEGEREVSSGEGKALAQEWNCPFMETSAKNKGSVDELFAEIVRQMNYSTVPSGSDQCCSCVLL from the coding sequence ATGAGGGAGTATAAAGTGGTTGTTTTGGGATCGGGTGGAGTCGGTAAATCTGCATTGACTGTCCAATTTGTGACGGGGTCCTTCATCGAGAAATACGATCCCACGATAGAGGATTTCTACAGAAAGGAGATAGAAGTCGACTCGTCTCCGTCGGTCTTGGAAATCCTGGACACTGCGGGGACCGAGCAGTTCGCCTCCATGCGAGATCTCTACATCAAAAACGGGCAGGGTTTTATTTTGGTCTACAGCCTGGTGAACCAACAGAGTTTCCAAGACATCAAGCCGATGAGGGATCAGATCATCCGCGTCAAGAGATACGAGCGTGTGCCGATGATCTTGGTCGGAAACAAGGTAGACTTGGAAGGCGAGCGAGAGGTCTCTTCCGGGGAGGGGAAGGCGCTGGCTCAGGAGTGGAATTGCCCGTTTATGGAAACTTCTGCCAAAAATAAAGGATCCGTCGATGAGCTGTTTGCAGAGATCGTCCGACAGATGAACTATTCCACTGTTCCCAGCGGCAGCGACCAGTGCTGCTCTTGTGTGTTGCTCTAA